Genomic window (Sparus aurata chromosome 19, fSpaAur1.1, whole genome shotgun sequence):
ATTAGAGGTCAGTGtatgttcctcctcctcctcctcctcctcctcctcctcctccttctccagaTCATCCCCGTCTCTCTTCCCTCCTAATTTATCTGCAGTCATATTCTCACCGAGTGTTTTGGACTTGCAGAGTTAATGGTTTACTGCATCTGTACGTCAGCAGTATTTGTGTCTAAGAAGCTCAGTTTGTGAGTATGTGTTCATGGAGAGTGTGCGTGGAATTTTTTGGGGTGTTTTTTGGATAGTCAGTGCTGACGCTTTCTCTTTAAAAACTGCTGTGGTCAGTGCTTGCTTGTCCTCGCTTCCAATATCAAATTAAGCACTCCAGTGATTCCCAGCTTCTTTTAAACTCTGTGCAGAAACTGGACACATAGACCCGGTCCTCATCGAACGCTACAACACCCCAGGCTTCGTCGGCTGTCTCTCGCGGGTACAGTTCAACGGAGTCGCCCCCCTCAAGTCCGCACTGAGAACCGCCGCGCAGGCCCAGGCTACGCCGACCGCCGCTCAGCCGGACAGACAACCTGAAGCCGCCTTGCCGGTGTCTTACCAGGGCAAACTGGTGGAGTCCAACTGTGGGGCGTCACCTCTAACCATCCCACCAATGTCTGCTGCAACAGATCCCTGGCGTCTGGACAAGACAGGTGAGGATTAACCAGAATATCCCTAAGAAATGATGAGTAGTGGCTTCCTACTTTAACATCACACACCAGACAATTGCAAATGAATTGTAGTTCTGTCTTGGGAATGGTGACATAAAGAAGCTTGTGTGCTCATACAACCTCAGTAATTGATCCCTTTCATACCTGCATACTCTCCCTCTGTCTGGGACATGTAGGCTTACATGGTAAATACACGTACATGCTCAAATACTGCACTAGTGTGTAGTATTTCAGAGTGTGTATGCCACTGTTTTCCTCAGCCTCACTTCCAACAGTGCCTTTGGGAACATTATCCTCTGAGCACTATCAGAGATCGATCACATACATTGACCTGGGCTCCAGGTCCAAACTCCCAGTCAGCTTTCCACCATCCTATCACAGGAAGGATCAGTATTTACTCTGCTTTACATTTTCTATAGATAGATCTAATCTATAATTCATCCAGTCCTCCCTCGATGATCATTGTCTTCTCATTGATTGaactttctgtttattttaagtTTGCACTTGACgggtcctctcctctctgctctctctgtccTAGTCTCTCATCTTTTGAGACATGATGAGTTCTTGACATTTTAGCCAAGCACGCCCAAGCTGCTGACATGCCATAATAAGTCTGATTGCTCTTTCTTCTCCACTGTCACCTTCCgttttctcccccttttccttcatcagcctcctcttctccttcttacTCATGCTCTGTGGAGAACGATGCAGTCAGCAGCAGAAATAGCTGACAGCTCATTCCAGGGTTAAGCCATTTGTGGGAGTGTACTCGTGTTTGCAGGTTGTtgcatgctgaaaatgtttgatTATGCGTGTCTGCTGCTCTATCTATGCTTTTACACTTGCGTTTCTGTAAGGACAAAatggtgaaattaaaaaaactgttattgGAGATAACAACAATTTCTTAGTTCTGATGTTACTATCTACTCTGCTCATCTCTCTTCACTCACTCGCCCCGCACTCTTATCCATTAAGGGTGAATCAGAGCTATTAGATTATTACTATGATgaagtgttttctctttttgcttATATGTTGAAAATCAAAACTTTCTAGTTATAATTCAGCACGAGTAATGCCTGCATTTATTCAACGTGACTTTTCGACctttatttttgtgttgctgcgagCAGTACTGTGGCTGTGTGTATTTCACTGACCTTGAAACCCATCccttcagtatttccatttgcACAAATTACTCTAGTGTAGCTAGTGTTCATGTTAGTTATTTTTCTAGCATGAATGAAAAACACGTTAGACATTCTTTTAGTCTATTTATGTGTGAATATTTGGTTTTAACATTTCTTCCTTCTTGCTGTACTCAGATGCAGAATTCCCGTTCAATGAGGAGAGAGTGATACCTGATGGAGTCAACAGAGACTCAGCCATCATTGGAGGTAGGTATAGATTTGAGGTGTCGAGAGGTGAATTTATATTACACGCTCAAAGATGACATCAGAAGAAACCACTGATTAGTTTAGTGCTGATACGTAATTTAAGATGTTTGTAGTCCTGAGTTGTTGTAAAGCAATGTAAAAAGTATTAGACCTTCTCTATAATGTCATaccacagaaaaataaatgtcttcTAACGTAGATTGTTAAAAGAATCATCAATCAGTCATTGTGAGAGGAGGCCAGACTTCCTTGTGAAACACCACTATTTAAAGACTGAAAACCTTAACAAGGTTACAGATACAGACACGGCCATACACTACAGTGGGTCTAAAATGATTATGATTAAAGCAAATCTTCAATGTAAGtcaaaaacatttcttattttgACTAGCGtgcttattttaacccaaaccatgatctgATCTGATTCTGAGACCTAACCAAGTAGTCGGGTGCCTTAAATCCAAGCAAACACAACAGTAATGATGTGACATCGAAGCTCCGCTCTGTCTGTCGCTGGGAGGCCTACTCTCCAAAGATAACATATGTTGTTTTGGTAGTCATTAGCAATCGACCTGTTCCGTCTTTTAGGGCTGcaactgtgaaagcagcagtgaaaATGCTCATAATTAATTACCAGAGACATTCAATAGATTATCCCATTTGAGATGATGGAACAAGAGGCTGTTTGGCAtttttctttataaaatgcCTCAGATGACTGATCAGATGTATTTTCTGTCAATGAAATGATAAGTAAACCGAGCAAATGTTTCAGCTCTACCCTGAAACCTCGTTTCAAAGTTAGTGAGCTGAAAAGTAGCCGCTGTGATTGAAAATGCCCAATAACTCGATGTCCGTGTCCTCTGCAGGTATCATCGCAGTGGTGATCTTCACCATCTTATGTACTCTGGTGTTCCTCATCCGCTACATGTTCCGTCACAAAGGCACCTACCACACCAACGAGGCCAAGGGCAGCGGGGAGTCTGCCGGCGAATCCGCGGACACGGCCATCATCGGCACGGACAACCCAGAGACCATCGACGAATCAAAGAAGGAGTGGTTCATCTAACAGCCGATTATGGGACTTTTAGAGAGGAAGTGATTCGTCAGACCACCAGTTACCACAGTGATGGAGGCGGTTTAATTCAGTGACGAATCACGCGAGAAATGAATGAACGGCCATTCAATAGGACAATAATCTCCGAGAGAGGGCGGGGACGTGGGGAAGACGTGTACAGaaatctttttgtttgtttgttggtttttgtttttttttatatatccagAGTATTAGAAAGAGAAGAGGGACAGTTATGCAGCAGAGCACAGCAGTAAGAGACTGTACATGTATATACTAACCGGCTTGTCCTTCTTTGTATTGTGCTTGGGAGTTTTCAGGAGTCCTTTGAATACTGTATATGACAAATAATTATACTTACTGGGTCGTGTGATAGCACAGATTTATGCCAGTCTCtgttgcattttaattttattttttaacaaagaATCTTATATCAAAAATGATCAAATCAACATGCCaaaccctttttttccccatcattTATCAGGCTGTGGTTGCACCAGTCTTTCAACGCTCGACATATCGACATGCCACCAACAGTACCCTGTGGTAATATAGAGGTGAATGTGGATGCCAAAAAAATCACTTTGTAAATACAAaattttgtgggtttttttttttcttttcaaagatTTATCCAGAGTCCGATACATAAACACTGATGAAGATCTATATAACAGTGATATCATATGTCTGTCCATTACATTATATATGTATGAAATATAGAGTTTTTATGTTTGAATCTTATGACATTCGATTGTATGGGACATTCCTTTCTAAGGAAGGGCAGCGAGGGGTTTCTCACAGCATGATGGGAAATCATGACACTCCATTGTTGGTTCAGCTCAGCacggcagctttcttttaatcTGGAATGGATGAAACTGGGAGCCTTTACTCATTCAGACTTGAGTAGTCGGTGTCTTTCTTTGCCAAACACTTGAGTCTTACGTCATTTACCAATGAATTCAGATATTTGTTACGTTGAGAgttagattttcagtttgacattacATCTTAGACCGACGTTGGGTAGTGGGTTTACAGTGCGTGAATGCACCTGCGCATATATGTGAAGGTCAGATGAATAGGATTTGTTTTACTGCACAGACAGATGgccagaaaagacagaaaagtctTTCCGACTTTGGAAAGTCACACAGATGAGAGCAGACTACTTTCCTGACACTTGATGAGCTGTGTTGATGTGCTAAACTCCATGTATTCAGTTGGTTAGCAGAATTTAACAGATAAAATTGTTAACACCTAATATTTGTTCAAGATCCGTGAGTTAAGATGATAATTGGCTAACTAATCCATTGTGTGCCTTCAAGGTGTCGAGCCATGATGTCACCTTGGCCCTGACTGCTTAACACAAGCTCACTACAAATACGTGACTGCTGCTGCATGAATTCTCATTAATTAGAGTTTTCAGGCGTTTTTGTTCTTCTTGATTTAAGTGGTGCTGTTTTCACTTACCAATGGCTCTCAGTCAGACATGAATTCAGAATGCTCGGATTAAAAAATCCAGCAAAATTCTCTTAAATCCAAAAAACAGTCAGacttttttgtttaaacaaaGCTCTGTGTGTTCTTATGCAGAAGGATCAGCTACACTGACGTGCAGGAGAGCTGCACCCTATACGGTACAACAGGCGTTAACACCTACGCTCTGTgatgcacatacacacgcaaAACATGCATGCCCGGATAGAGCATAAGTCAAGGTTGTTCGTTCAAGAACAAGTGTTCAGGATGAGGAGGCTGCTTTGTCAACACCGAATTGAGCTTCACTCTTACAGTGCCACTGTTGTCCTACATACGTTCAAAACATGTACAATGTATATTTTCTAACCGTGTTATTTTTCCTGCCATTGTTGGATATGTTTACCTTACCGTAGCATTTACAGAACGGCGTGCTCCAGTGGAAACCAGCTGCCAactttgttattttgttgtgaaTTTGCTTTACCGTGTGTCTGTCTGGTGAAACTGCTGCCATGTCGCCCTGTTtcatgaatgattttgtacatCCTCGTCACCTCGTGGTTGAGTGCTAACTATAGATCACTTCATCGAAGACATTAGGACAGCTGGTGAACTCAGCCTGCCTTCTTCTGCGGCCTCAAAGAAGACTTTTTCAGTCCACACATCACATCCATGAAGGCAAGCGAGTgactttcctttcttttttttgaataATTATATTACTCGGACTATacataaacacgcacacacattcttGACACGTGGTTAGAGCGTAGCGACGATGGTAACGGATTATCAGCTCCAACAGACAAAACCATAACTcatatgtttttctttcagttctGTTGAGTTCAATAAAGAGTGTTTGATCTTTGATCTCAGTGTTATTCTGTGCATCTCTTTGACACGTATCAAACGACATTCATAGGACATCTGGAGCCTTATACTGCGTACAGTAATAATCATAACATGCCTTTCAATTTGACTCATGACCTACAGCTGCTGTACATGTCAGCCTTTAATGTAGTGAAACTGACATAGactaaaaacataattaagaATCTTACGAATGcagtaaatcatttattttaaaagatgaGTCAAAACCATTACTACTGTAATAGACACCATTGATAAATGGTAAATATATAGTTAATAAAAACTgttaacaaacactgaaatgctgtttattAAGCAACTGTTAATTGTAATTTTGCAACTTATGTTAATTTTAAAAGATAAACTTTTTAAATGGTTGATAATTATATCTTTAAACATCATTTCGAGGGCCAATATAAAGTTGcatcaaatgttttataaacctttacaattgcttaataaatgttttagagagcatttcttttttttcaatggcGAAGTTACTCTTACTCTCAATTTAATGAACCATAAATGTACAATTTATTAATGCTTGTTATGGTTAGGTGTTACCAATAAATCACAAAGCCACAAAAGCATCATCAGATGTGATGCCCTGAAGATTCATTGGTGGTGGCCCTCACTCTGGCTCAGCTGACAGACTGAACTAAAGAAAAGCCCCTGCTCGACCTCATTTTTTGTAATGAATCTGTTCACTTTGTCCGGCCCGGCTACTACAACCACACTGACAGCGGTGGGTGTCAAAGCGAACGCTGGCCTATGCACATTTTCATCCCAGTTGAGTTTGCAGGCCTGAAATCTATTAAacaaaagttgaaaaatgtgaaGAGGGAATGCATATGACTACACAAATTGTCTTACTGGTGATTAACTGTCTGAACCTATCTGTCCTCACTCAATACATCACATTCTGAGAGAAATTACAATcgttttttgtaattttatcTAATGTATATCCAGTgtatctatctagctatctcTTGTCCTTATGAGGATTTTAGAGGCAGCtcattttcaacacatttaaaagttacactcattttgtgtgtgcaggcttTAGCGTCTTACTTTGCTATTGTCACGTGATGTTATTGACATTGGCTTATGATGGGCAGTTCAATAAAATGTGAGGGTTTGTCAGAGACAGGTGATAGACTGTCCCCTTGTGGTCACATAGTGTAACTTCTTTCAGACATGGAAAAACAGCATTCAGTGCtattaaatacaaatgtatttattcctaCTGTAAGGGCCAGTGTATACAACAGGATTACACCACATCAGCAGGTTCATCATcaacattgctgcagtgaaatgtaaccaaatgtgtaCCTGTGATAGGGTAAGGCAGTAAGGCATCAGGGAGAAGATGATGACCTAACCTGTAAAGGAATTGATTTGACTTAAGGTCAAATTTATTCGTTTGAAGGTGATTATGAGGTGAGATTTCTCCaaattgctgcagtgaaatatAACCAAATGTGTGCCTGTGATGGAGTAAGACATCAGTATGAAAGTCTTACCTGATTTTATTCAATTTGGAGGTGATTTTAAGGGGAGATTTCTCTACTTTGCTGCCTCCTGCATTCACAACCAATGAGATTTCAAACCTTGACCACTGCTCAGAGCTcaactgtgtgtgcgtgtgtgtgtgtgtgtgtttgcattagCATTGCATCCTTGTAAAAGTGGCAccttttatacatatatatttttttatttttactgcaaatattCTTAATAGTCCTATTCTTTGTCAAAACTatcacctacattacccattaTGCATAATGCACCACAGACTAATCTGGCTTTAAACCAAGGACATTATACATCTGGACACTGCGTTCATTCCtttgaaagctgctcagtggtgttaTGGTTTTGAAGACAAAAAAGCTCAACTTCCTGGATATGAAATACCCAGATCTTCAGCTGACCAAGCCACACCAAGTAAGTCAAACAAGTCATTTCTTCGGGGTTGTGACGCTCAAAAAAAGTAAACACAGTTTTACAGACGCTTCTTTTCGCAATATTTGAAAGAACTTCCTAACAAACACTATGCACTATGCTAATGGCCTTTAGTATTTCTGGGgatctgggtttttttttctctgctgattACCAGTAGGGGACATATGGTAATATGTATGTAACATGATTTATGGTTTTAAGCAGTTTTAAAAACTGCATCTTCTCTGCCAAGAAGGAATCACAGAAcattaaatgtgtatttattattttattggcTTATTTCAACAAAAGATCAAACACTTAAAAAAGACAATCAGCAGTTAAAAAAGTCAcgcttgtaaaaaaaacaaacaagtaaacTGACAACTTTCACAGTCTCCTCCATTCCTTCCCTTTGTCTTACGACCAGCCCTTTGTTCTTCCGCTCTGATGACACACAGTTAATGCGTGAGTTGTAGAGAATGAGGTCTGAATTGGGATCAGGGATGGTCTTTGGTAAGCAGCAGGGATCGGAGCAAAACGCTTGAGTTTCATTGTCTCAGGTGCAACTTTGTgatgcagcagacagacaccacggtggggggggggggcacacgACTCTTCTGAGATGAAAGCCTGCGACCTCAGAGAGCAGGAGATGAAGAATAGCAGGGGACACCTCAGACCTCAGGACACTCAGCTGTAATAACACATATGGAAGAGGTCAGTGAGCAAGGGTCTGAGCTGTTTACAGAAACCGCTCAAATGCACGCATAGCACTATTTATGACATACCATTCTGAGGCAGGAAGACAATGTTGTCGGCGAGGATGCCGGTCTCCAGTGAGAACTGTCTGAACTTCAGCTGTATGGCAGGATTGACCTCAAGAGTGCGACCTGCAAACACAGAATGGGATGCTTAAACTCAATCCTGAATCCACCAATTCAACAcaaagtgccccccccccccccacagggACACACAACACCAGCTGCTGTGGTGTGACTGATCGCAGACTTACTGTAAAGCTTGTTGAGGACCTCAGACACTCCGTCCTTTGTCTTGATTGTGTGGACCAGGGCATAGTCATCGTACACAATATCAACAATGCGCATGTCGTTCTCATTGTTCCAGACTGAggaaagtagaaatacaaaagtCAGGCTGTTGAACCTCCGCGTTTACATTGCGCATATTTTGTtaatgcttgtgtttgtgctctACTCACCCTGGCTGCGGAAGGTGAAGCGTCCTGGAGTCTCGGTTTTCTTTGCAAGATGGGTCATTCTCCAGCAGGTACCATCAGAACTAAAAGAAAACCAGATCAGTgttattcataattttttttttcctacatgaGAATCTTCAGGATATTTGAACTAGTTTGGCATATTAGTCACTCACTTCAGGTTGGCATAAGAGAGGTCAAGGTCTCCTCCAGCAGTTGGCACCAACATGGCTGTGCCTGTCTTCATGCCTGCCTTGTGGTTCACAAACCACTGAGCGTTGGTGGCAAAGCCGACCATGTACCACTTGCCTGCTGcctgaaagagagacagaaaattgGAAACAAAGGGTGAGAAGCTATCTAATCAGCAGCACATGCATCAACCACTGAGTTCAATACAAAGAACTTGTCAGTgctttttttcctgtgtttttccaAATTTCTTGCAGTTTAAGGATTCTCTCTTACCTTTTCCAGGTCGAAGCCGCTCATAGGCGTAACATCGATGCAGGCAGCCAGGGTGCACATCAGGGTGGCCAGCATGCTCAGCAGTGTGTTCCTCATGGCTTCGCTGTTATCTGGGGCTTCTCCTGCAGTGAAGTGAAGGATCAGGAcgaggtgaggaggaagaggccaGTGGAGGCTTCTTATATCCTGCAGAGTCCTgctccccatcctcctcctcctcctgtctcctcctccctttcccTCCTACCGCTCGCCTGTGCATTACAAAAACTCTTTGGCCCTCACCCACCGGCATGCAAATCAGTGCCGTTACACAACTGGCACGTGCggatggaggagggggaggtgaggagagaagaaaagggaGAGTGGCTACATAATAGGGTTCTTTTTAACACCTCTCCCCCTTCTCCCGCCTCCTTCACAAATACTCTTGCATGCCTGGACTATCAAAACAGCTGTTTGGTAAGAGCGCACATTTCTTTAAAGTGTTGCGCGTAAAAAGACACCACATAGATGATAAGAAAGAAGTGATTTGAGACACTTTTGCCGAGCTTTAGCATCGTTAAAAAAAGAGTTCAAATCAGCTCTGTTATAGCCAATAAACTCAGCTAGAAGTGATATACAAATTAGAACTTTCTGGATATCATTTGTAGTAAATATGCTTTCTCTTGCAGCCAACTGGCAGTGATGTTTAAGAACTCCCTGTGAAAAATAGTTTAACATTACTCATAAAAAGCTCTGCCAGCGTTGCACACAATGACTGGATTGTTCTTATTTCTAGTGTGAATAGTTCCATTAAACTTTATGAAACGCTGGGAATTTAACAGAGATGCCTTTCactctttttcagttttgtaaCGAGACATTGAGAAGAGACGTTTGATGAGCTGTATCATCTTGTTTGACATCAAATGTTGCACAAATCTCTGCATTATGTGGCAAATAATACCCCCTACTTACCACCCCGTGCAGTTTACATTGAGAGAACCTATTGACGGACTTATCAGAGCTCCTTTTGTCTCCTTTTGACAGGCACCGACTTGCAATCAGCTGGTTATGTAACAAATGCACAGAGTTGCTGGGTGGAGCTTTAGAGGCTTGAGTGGTAAAAAAGCACATTTGGTAACCTAGTTTTGTAACTCAACTCTGTCAACCCCCTTTTTGGGCTTCACATCTGGGCTGCATTAACTCTAGCCCTACTCCCTACCCCCTCTTTGtgtcctcacacacacccaccaaagcatgcatgcatgcatacagGCACACTGTGAATGTTAAATCTCAGGATAAAAACAAAGGATGGAGTTAACATTATGATAACACTCACCACAGAACCAGCCGGTGGCAGATAAGGCTCGTTgtggatttgtttttcttttttaaactgaacACATTTGACAATAACTTGATCGTGCTccgttttgttttattcatctgcAACTGATAACATTTCAAGTGTACAgttttacaaatgtaaatgtccGACTAATGATACAACATTCAGATATTTTGCTGAGAACTGCCCAACACTGCGAGGCCGAGTCTGTCTTCTGCATGGCTCTGCCTCCTCAGCATGTAGGGACACAGTCTGCATAGAAAAGGGCAACAGGTTAAATAACTCACATGGAAACGGTGCTCCCGTTTTAATTGGACGGCGGAGGTTGAATAACATGTTGTTGACAAAGTTTGAATAACTGATCGTTACACAAGTCAAATTCGACACGTGCAGCCTGAGGGGCAAACGTGAAAGCTGTTGGGGAAGGTCATGGCAGCAGGTCATTGGATTCCTCAAAGATCTGCTCTCCACCaatctctcagtctctctccccCTCGCTCCACCTAAGCCGTGTTTCCTGTGCTTTTTCGATtttgctgacatgttttttatTGGATTCCTCACCAAGAATCCTTTTCTTATAAGCTGACATTGAAGGCACTGCTTATATATTCGaatgaaacatgtttaaatattaaaaactgcAAGATTATCTAAAGGGAAACTGTGACTTAAAGGGTAACCAATTGGACACATTAtacaagtgtgtttacaggtcttggggagtgtcactgcatatgtggaaaaaaaggagTATAAGACCTTTCGCAGCTCCACTGGAAGAGGCTCGTGATCTGATAAACTgtcttcagtgatgtcactcagtggcttagTTGCATGTTGGGTAATGTCAGAGcgaggttttgaaaaggaagaaaagagcaATATATCTGATTCCGCTGTATCTagtttgatcatttgttttcagactATCCATGATGGCTCCAACAGTCTTACAGGAGGACTGCATTTTAAAACCCGGCGCCGACATTTCCCACATGTAATGTCACAATAACTGTACTGTAATCGCTCATTGGCCTTACTGCAGAAACGTGTTGCCACATTGTAATTGAATATAATTGCACACATGGTAGTAGTAATGAGCAACAGAAGAGATAACAAATTTCATTATGCAGCAAAGATCGATGAGTGCATTCAACCACCGGCACGCAGCAGAGGTGCAGCTGTGCAGGTGAAATGATGATCGACATGTCATGTTCACTGAAACAGTGAACGCTCTG
Coding sequences:
- the ptgdsb.1 gene encoding prostaglandin D2 synthase b, tandem duplicate 1, whose product is MGSRTLQDIRSLHWPLPPHLVLILHFTAGEAPDNSEAMRNTLLSMLATLMCTLAACIDVTPMSGFDLEKAAGKWYMVGFATNAQWFVNHKAGMKTGTAMLVPTAGGDLDLSYANLNSDGTCWRMTHLAKKTETPGRFTFRSQVWNNENDMRIVDIVYDDYALVHTIKTKDGVSEVLNKLYSRTLEVNPAIQLKFRQFSLETGILADNIVFLPQNAECPEV